From the genome of Streptomyces sp. NBC_00659, one region includes:
- a CDS encoding FmdB family zinc ribbon protein, with amino-acid sequence MPRYEYRCRTCGDTFELTRPMAESAAPAACPAGHDDTVKLLSTVSVARGGSGSAPAPAPRSGGGGGGCCGGGCCG; translated from the coding sequence ATGCCTCGCTACGAGTACCGCTGCCGGACCTGCGGCGACACCTTCGAACTGACCCGCCCCATGGCCGAATCGGCCGCTCCCGCGGCATGCCCCGCCGGGCACGACGACACCGTCAAACTGCTGTCGACGGTCTCCGTCGCCAGGGGTGGTTCGGGGTCCGCGCCGGCACCCGCACCGCGTTCGGGCGGCGGCGGAGGCGGGTGCTGCGGCGGAGGCTGCTGCGGCTGA